Proteins found in one Salinimonas lutimaris genomic segment:
- a CDS encoding DUF6624 domain-containing protein, protein MFLCKNQDQALRKQLGDASWDKAPKELHAKSASVDHQNTEKLKAILRNRQWLTNAEVGNEGVGAVFLIIQHSSDVEFQERMLPLLKRAYLNNEGVSGQQVALLTDRVLIHKGQKQLYGTQADIKNGEVTFMPISQVDKVDERRAEMNMPPLEFYRKLMEEMYGIKDHAEIELN, encoded by the coding sequence ATGTTTCTATGCAAGAACCAGGATCAGGCTTTACGAAAACAGTTGGGGGATGCCAGTTGGGATAAGGCTCCGAAAGAGCTTCATGCTAAATCAGCGTCAGTAGATCATCAGAATACTGAAAAGCTCAAAGCTATATTGCGTAATAGACAGTGGCTGACAAATGCTGAAGTCGGAAATGAGGGGGTTGGAGCAGTATTTCTTATTATACAGCACTCTTCAGATGTTGAGTTTCAAGAAAGAATGCTTCCACTCTTAAAGAGAGCATATTTAAATAATGAAGGTGTATCGGGACAACAAGTTGCACTTTTGACTGACCGCGTACTTATTCATAAGGGGCAAAAGCAACTGTACGGTACACAAGCAGATATTAAAAATGGTGAAGTCACTTTCATGCCAATCTCACAAGTTGATAAGGTGGATGAAAGAAGAGCTGAAATGAACATGCCGCCATTGGAGTTTTATAGAAAGCTCATGGAGGAAATGTATGGCATAAAAGATCACGCCGAAATAGAGCTGAATTAG
- a CDS encoding putative bifunctional diguanylate cyclase/phosphodiesterase encodes MLTSSQITAGQQEMMAVRYRRRYLLCQVLTIIGAIFLLALGAYSYLDNNPVLGSILTGNTLVGLLNLYLLKQSGNVERAATILSIILLVLSLSLLVTGGKDNTGILWIYPILAINLFINRFWSAVIMFSLFGIASSLLLFTPLSALLMTSYTLVEGLRFVLTTLALNAICLAALRSEEKSYQTIMQLHNDDIRKMAYYDTLTGLPNRWSFKTNLERLLSRAKKDKQRVGLLYIDLDNFKQVNDQYGHEAGDRLLRKFSDRLAEVIRPTDQVFSQQTESLARLAGDEFVVLLPNIKDPLDASSVASRILGIFDGGFEVDNVNHATYASMGIAVYPDDATTPVDLLNYADAAMYDAKHNGRNCFRFFTQEIADKLYQRQRIENGLKQALNEGHFSLVYMPIFSCADNHIVAFEALLRCNSPALEGLGPDQFIPVAEATGLIKDIDLWVIENALKAQVALQKEHRFTGKVCINISGVELHNEQFPAQVKQLITSHNIAPQCIELEITETAFVAGDPACLATLNALHELGVSIALDDFGTGYTAFNQLIHYPAHCLKIDRSFVNDLFSEREARNKMVMIIQSLARLYNLRVIAEGVETQEQLTYLKDLGCDWAQGYYLSRPLAWPEFLALLKK; translated from the coding sequence TTATCGGTGCTATATTTCTTTTGGCACTGGGAGCATACAGCTACCTTGATAATAATCCTGTTCTGGGCAGCATATTGACCGGCAATACTCTGGTCGGCCTGCTCAATCTGTATCTGTTAAAGCAAAGCGGGAACGTGGAGCGCGCTGCCACAATACTGAGTATTATTCTGCTGGTGTTGTCGCTCAGCCTGCTGGTGACCGGCGGCAAAGATAACACCGGTATTCTCTGGATTTACCCCATCCTGGCTATTAACTTGTTTATTAACCGCTTCTGGTCGGCGGTGATCATGTTCAGTCTGTTTGGTATTGCCAGTAGTCTGCTTTTATTTACCCCTTTGTCGGCGTTGCTCATGACCAGCTATACCCTGGTGGAAGGCCTTCGCTTTGTGCTGACCACGCTGGCGTTAAATGCGATTTGTCTGGCTGCACTGCGCTCAGAAGAAAAGTCTTATCAAACCATTATGCAATTGCATAATGATGATATTCGCAAAATGGCTTACTACGACACCCTGACCGGGCTTCCTAACCGCTGGAGCTTTAAAACTAATCTGGAGCGTTTATTAAGCCGGGCGAAAAAAGATAAACAGCGGGTCGGGTTATTGTATATCGATTTAGATAACTTTAAGCAGGTCAATGACCAGTATGGCCATGAAGCCGGTGACCGCTTGCTGCGTAAATTCAGCGACCGCCTGGCAGAGGTAATCCGCCCAACCGATCAGGTATTTAGCCAGCAAACCGAAAGTCTGGCCAGGCTGGCAGGCGACGAATTTGTAGTCCTGCTGCCGAATATAAAAGATCCACTGGACGCCAGCAGTGTGGCATCCCGTATTCTGGGAATTTTCGACGGTGGTTTTGAAGTCGATAATGTTAATCACGCTACCTACGCCAGTATGGGTATTGCCGTGTATCCTGATGATGCCACCACCCCGGTGGATTTGCTCAACTACGCCGATGCTGCAATGTATGATGCCAAGCATAACGGGCGTAACTGCTTTCGGTTCTTTACTCAGGAGATAGCCGATAAGCTCTATCAGCGCCAGCGCATCGAAAACGGCCTCAAGCAGGCTCTGAATGAAGGGCATTTTTCGCTGGTGTACATGCCTATATTCAGTTGCGCTGATAATCATATTGTGGCCTTTGAGGCGCTACTCAGATGTAACAGTCCGGCGCTGGAAGGCCTTGGCCCGGATCAGTTTATTCCGGTGGCCGAAGCCACTGGCCTGATTAAAGATATTGATTTGTGGGTTATCGAGAATGCCTTAAAAGCACAGGTGGCTTTGCAAAAAGAGCACCGTTTTACTGGCAAGGTCTGCATCAATATCTCGGGTGTAGAGCTGCACAATGAACAGTTTCCTGCTCAGGTAAAGCAGCTTATTACCTCGCACAATATTGCCCCGCAATGCATTGAACTCGAAATTACTGAAACCGCCTTTGTGGCCGGAGACCCGGCCTGCCTGGCTACACTCAATGCGCTGCATGAACTGGGCGTGTCAATTGCGCTGGATGATTTTGGCACCGGCTACACAGCGTTTAATCAGCTTATTCATTACCCGGCTCACTGCCTGAAAATAGACCGCTCTTTTGTCAATGATCTGTTTTCTGAGCGCGAGGCGCGCAACAAAATGGTCATGATTATCCAAAGTCTGGCCCGGCTGTATAATCTGCGGGTAATCGCCGAAGGCGTAGAAACCCAGGAGCAGCTGACCTATCTTAAAGACCTCGGCTGTGACTGGGCTCAGGGATATTATTTATCCCGCCCGCTTGCATGGCCTGAATTTCTGGCACTGCTGAAAAAATAA